CACTAGAGCCAACAGATTGAAATGCCGCTCAGGGTGGGCTCTGTAGATGTTCCAAATAGGATCATGTTGGCTTGTCTGGGCTCTCTGGGTCTGGCCCCCTCTCCATGGGGTTAGATTCAGCGgtcggcaaactttttggcccgagggccacatcagggttccaaaactgtatggagggccgggtagggaaggctgtgtctcCTTAAACAGCCTGGCCTCCGCCCCCTGATTGCCCTCCTCagaacccccacccacccaacccccctgcttcttgtcccctgaccgccccctcccaggactccccacccctaaccaccccccagaaccccaccccctatccaacccccctgcttcctgtccccttactgccctgacccctatacacactcctgccccctgacaggctctccgggactcccacacctatccaaccccctgccccattccctgtcccctggaaCCATCGGCCTCTTAttcaacctccccaccccccacccccttaccatactactcagagcaccaggactggtaGTCGCCCAGCCGGAGTCTAGAGCACTGGGGCAGGCCGGCAGCTCTTGCAGCTCCGCTGCCCAGAGTGCTGGTGGCCCAGTGAGCTgagtctgtgggggaggggccaggggctgggagctcaagggctgggcaggacagtcccacctCTGGATCAGATACACCCATGGGCTCTGCTGAGCTTGAGTTCAGGTCCCTCTAGTTGTTTAGCTCCATGGGTCGGACTGGGGGcagcgggaggagagggggggaaaAGGTTGGTGTTTCCCCAGCACCAAGATGAAACTGTTCTTACCCTGCAGCTCTGTGATCCTCCCGCTCCTTGCTTTTGTGCTTTgaacagtgaaatagttaatgttaGTATTTAAATAATTGGCACTAGGCTTCAGAGTTAATGCCCCATTGAGATGCATGGGGCAGCTCCCGCCTCTCCGAGCGATTGGCTCAGGCTCTTTGCAGACTCAAACAGATGTTGTGTGTGTTAAACCTTTGAAAACATGTCCTGAGTGtggtccccccaccaccccaaccATGAATACTAGTAACTTTTTTTTCCAATGGAAGGTGGGATTCTGGGGAACAAGACTGCAGCCTGAAAAACAAAAGCCTGGTTTCAGATATCGCCCAGGTTGACATCTGCCTACAGGAACCGGCTAGGGAAGTGGATTCTGTCttttactcctggaggaattctgtgccaagaTTAAAAATTccgtgcacaatattttaaaattctgcaaattttatttgtcaaaataatagaTTCATgtcagtttcagttattttggtaatttatttcaaaagatctgtcagcaagtatgtctgtaacaatacataCGCGCACAAAAATTCCCCCAAGAAAAGGGTGTTTAAGAAAACCCCTagaacaacccagttcctgtttctctgtcccctccccacagaaCCCAGCTGCGGTGTACCCCCAGCACAGATACCAGCCCTCCTACTATCCAAAGTCCAGCTGTggggcaccccccacacccagacacccACACCCTCTACCCCCCAGAGCCTAGCCACAGGGCACTTCCCATCCCAGACACTCACATGCACACTCCTCCCCCtcgccagagcccagctgtgggacTCCCAAGCCAGACATTCACATGCACATTcctaccccccagagcccagctgcaggcagcccagctgtgggacccccagaCAAGACACttgcaccccctctcccccagaaccCAGGGATCTAGAGGAAGAGACAGCCCAGCGATGGGTCTGGGCTTCTatggagtttcctgcatgccaccttcttccttcagggcatgctgggaaccctccagctccctccccctgccccaaacagtaTCTTCTATTTGCAAGCTGGACTTTGCTGGGTCCAGCACCCCCTAGTTGTGGctagcagctctgcagcccatttctatAGGGAGAAAAGAAAATTCTGCGCAGAAATTAATGTTCTGCGCAAATTCAgcaatggtgcagaattcccccaggagcccTACATGGAGCAATTTAAGATGTGGTGATAGGGAGGCTGGAGGCATGCAGATTTCACACCAAGGCATTCCCGTCTCTCGGGATGGCGCCCAAGGAATCCCCTGTCCCTGTCTCATTCCAGGTCGCCAGCCATCCTCCACTCAAGGGCCACCCGATTCACGTACATCTGGGACCACAGCCTCTGCGGTGACAGGTGAGGGGATCTCTGCCCACTGTGGGTCTGGGGAATTTCAGTCGCTCTGGGTATGGAAGCCTGGGAATAATGTTTGGTGTCTGCAGGAGAGAGCCGGGTGGGTTGGTTCGGCAGGGGGCGTCACCCCCATCCTGGGCTAAAGGCAGGGAGATCTCTCGGAGTTTCAGGGGGTAGCAGCAACGGGGCTTTCCCGTGccttccccagcagctggggcGTCTCTGCTTAAGTGGTGGGGCTGGCCCCACTGTGCTCTTCATTTCCTGCTGCACACAAAGAGACACCCACTCACTGGGGGccactggagccgtggggctGGGAGTTAATAGCCCAGTGAGAAGCATGGGGCAGATTCCTCCCTGTGACACACCCAGGTACAATCTAGACTAATGAGCAGTTTTGCCACCCTTGCCCTGCAACCTTGAGTGCCTTACTCTGCCTTGCTGAAGGAGCTACCAGCTgccctgctcacaaacagccaccAGCGTGCAAGCCACAtagtgtgggtgtgggtgtaactgcagcctgtcaGCCACACTCAATTTCATCAGCCTTGGGTATGTTGTATGGTGACACAAACACAGCCCCAGTCCTAGATTTCCCCCCCAGAAATGTAAGTCCTGTACTTCCCAGGACAATACAAGTCCATTATATCCTTAGTAGAAATAATATACGTACAGCTTgccaccccaaatggagtttcccagaccCTTCAATTtcaacacactggattagataaaacaagtttaactaaCTACAAAGACTTTGAGCGAGTACAAATCATGAGGCatgaaagtcagaaatggttacaagaggaaaggaaaaaaccacacacaactggtgcctaacttaacaaattGTGTTAAATTCAAAGCCAAGTTTTCTCATCACGTGCCGTCAGCCGTCTGACTGACCAAACGTCTTGGGTCAGGCCCCCTTCTCCCAGAATCCAAGGAATGCTTCCTTTATTGTTTCAGGTGCCATAAATGTGATGAGCAGTGAGAGAGATAGGGGTGCCTTGGGGTgattgtccctcctttttatattttcagtccccctcttgaaaaacatttccagctgggtaCCAGGGACAAAAAGTCTAGGGGAAGGATGTTCCTTGCTGCTTTTTGTCCCCTCTCtgagcttcctttgtttcccttcctgcttgatgactatTTActgtttaaatgaaaattaagcaGAACTCACATTCCTTTGCTTAAGCCAGACCTGTTTGCCCACCTCAGTTTGGAACAGGTGTTAACACCAGCATATGGTGAGGAAATCTTAAAACTTCACAtcacaatgttgccacacattttaccaggaaaaTGACGACAGGCAgactgagttttcaaatgatacctcccaaggcatactttgtacaaagattactacAATGGTGTGTAGGGTGTGGACACAGGTACATTCTGTCCATCCGTCCCCATCCCAGTTCAGGCAGtgtttgtttcaggctctctgcagacccagGTGCTCATTGAGATGCCACAAAGCAAGAAAGAATTGCTGATGAGGATAATAATGAGAGAGAAAATTAAGACCTAGAAAAGATGCAAAGTCCAGAGACACAACTggacagagaacaggagggatggTGGTGGCTTGGCATGGTCTGGGACATGGCGAAAGCCAGGTGGGTGCTTCTCTGTTGATCAAtagcaatgggagctgctgctggcctAATGCCCATCTCACTCTGTTTGATTGCAGGGCCCATGGAATATCTCACATTTCGGATCATAGTGGGGGTGATCATCATAGTGGGGGTGATTGTCATAGTGATCGTGTTGAAGAAATTTGGGCTGTCCCAGTGCCGCAGAAGGCAAAGCTCTGAGCCTCCAGACAGCAACACCATAGAGCGCCAGCCTCGTCCCGCCCAGCCAAACGAATGCCAAGTAGATCAGGCCCAGCAGAAGCAAGGCCTATTGGTGAACGGCAGGGCCCAGGAGGACGAAGAGTGTGTCTGAAGGGGTGAGTGACCCTTCTCTCCTCTGTGAGGAGGGGCCTCATCTTGTTTATTTAATGGCTTTAATCTGCCACTCCTGTAAATAAAGCACATGGGCACCAGAGATAGGAACCAATTGATCTGCCAAGACCCCAGGGTTCTGCCAtgtccctgcagcagctcctctcAGACTCTGAGAGGTCAGGAGGGTGATCTAATGGGTAAAGCATTGGGCTGGGACTCCCTGAGTGGCCCTGGGCCAGCCACTGCATCTACCCTGTGCCTGTGAAATAAGGGTGACCCTACCTATGGGTGAGGTGCCCAGACACTGCAGTGATAAGGGCCACATCAGTGGCTATGCAGAGAGAAGGTTGGCAGACCCCATCCCTGTCACTGCCAGTCCTATAGCTGCTAGCAGGCGAAAATCAGAACCTCTGGGCTTAGGTCTTGGCGAGTCAGTAAAGAGAAACTTTGAAACCCGTCTTTAGCGACCACTCAACTCATCAGCAGAAGCCCCTGGTTGCTTTGTGGAAGTGTCTGTCTGATAAGGGTGGAACAGTTTCAACCTTAGTAGATTTGTACTTGGGGTGGGGTGTTTGAGACTGGTCTTTGCCTAATAAGCGTGGTCTCTACTGGACAGATTTCAGTATGTTGTTTTTCTATGTAAAATGCCTGCATTTGTTTCATCTTAACTCTACCTGCACCTTCAAGACCCTAAATCGTGAAGTTATTgtaacttattttatttattgctagcaTAAGAAGAGCCATAGTTCTCTTCTGCACTGAgaacctgccccacccccccttctAAAATTTGTTTACATCTGGAACTGGATCAGCCACTCTCCTCAGCAGGGTTTCAGATAGTCACTGAATAGACCCAATGGGTTTTCTGTACCAGCACTGAACTCTTAGCAACATAAGGTCCCAAGCAACAAGAGATCAAAAGATCTGGCCTACTCCACCCTCACATGCAGGGGCGCTGGAATAAtttgtacagtgtgtgtgtgtggggggaggggagtgggtgctGAGAcgcattgaaccaaactgtaaaccctggatatgctggaaaccacttcaagccagggggtgcggctgcACCGCCAgcagccctagttccagcacctgtgctcACACGGCTTTGTTCCATCTCAGTATGCACCAGAcccgattctgctctcacattaaTGTAGCTCCAGAATGATGCCTCTGAAACCAATGGGCTCAGGGGAGATTCTGATCTCTGACCCGAGTATAAATccagccctctgtaaatccaGAGCAAGTTAGAAccactctggatttatactgggTCCTGGATATCAGAATCAGGTTCTgtccccattgactgcagtggggtcGTTCTGGATCGATGCTAgcgtgagagcagaatctggtttGTGGCCGATGTTTGTCTTGGAGCATTAAACCACTGGAGTGTTGCTCACCACTCGTGAGCATAATAGGAATAATCATCTTTGTACTGTAACTCCAGCATTGCCACCGATCTAGCCACAACCCTTTTCTTGCGCATAAGAAAGCAGCGTGCTGCCAAGCACTTGTAAAACATAGTCTTTGACACAGGTCTAAGTGTCTACCTCAGCCTTTCGTGGCTGGAACGAGACTGCACGCCGTAGCTGACCAAAACTTGGAGGTGACAGTGGGAGCACAACTTGCATTCTCCTCTCCCAAACGCACAGGCTGTGACCACTTAAGCTAAGAATCTCTGTTATGTATTAGCTCTATGGGCTTTAAAGCCACACAGGTGAGCAGTTCTAATTCCAGCCACAGGGCAGCGATATATAGCTGAGACATATCACTGTGGACTCATAAGAGGTACGTTGCACTGTGAATTACACTAACTCAACCCTTATTTCAGTGTTGTACAGTTTCTGTGAACTAAGATGCCTCAGACTTTTCAAATCAATTAAATCCAATCAGCAAACTACAGCAAATAGACCTATCACCTTGCATTACCAGGAAATTCACCagctttgtgcttcagtttccccatctgtaaaatgctgaCCTCCTCTGTGAAATGTTTGAGATCAACTGataaaaaatgctatataagagccAGATATTTCTTGTTATTCAGTATTAACAAATCTACTGACATGCTAAAAACTATTGTTCTTCAGAACACATTTTTTAAGATCTATGGATTTTATAcaatagaatatttttttttaaaaatccagaaaTCTATTTTCCAACAGTATCCCTAGTACTACTGAAATGAGTTTCTATCCGGGACAGTATTTTGTTAAATTAATGTCTGGTCTGCCATTTCTGttaggcaatttttaaaaaaaaagccatgacaCTGTTTTGATGTGACAAATGGATGTATTCTAGGTGCTACATTTAATATATTCTGTCCATAAGTTATTGCACTTTatatgttcattccctcttttCTAACTGTATTACTTTTAATTCCTACTTTTCTACAATTTCAATAAActatttattacatttttctaTTGCATTTAAACAAATGTTTGTTTCTCTGACTCTTAAGCTAACAGCAAAACATATATATTTGCAatatgaacagggccggctctggcttttttgctgccccaagcaaaaaaaaaaaaaaccacggcagggctggagtggcaaagcaggggaaaaaaacaaaacaaaaaaaccctacagggcggctggagccagggtgcagggggactccctgtgctgcagagtgcgcgcccggtctagtgggagggagcggggaagggagagaaagaagAGGGGTGGCCAGTGCTTCAGTGGGGCACTCACCCCGCTGCCCCAACTGCTGCgctgcctgccgggagggctcacCGCCGCTCCggtcagcggggagggaaggacacggactgccctgctgagtttgctgcaggctgctcccctcctccgccccctacagggcggctagATCGGGGAACCAAAATAAACACCAAAAAACCTGCCGTGCtgccctaggtttgggcggaatgcCACCCCCTagaatatgccgccccaagcacgagcttcgttggctggtgcctggagccggccctgaatatgaggaattaattccaaaataaaatgttttacaatGTGTCAGTTCTTTTCTCCATGACAAAAGAAATACTGATGAAATCATGTCTACCTGAAAACGAAttagagctgtttgaaaaatagaaaacttctttgtgaaaaatgttgaaggtggctttgtttcaaaatggacccatttaaaaaaataataaactacTGACCAGATATCAGGTTTTTGGTACATGGAATTCACACAAGCACTCTACAGTGCTCAGACTTGCTGAACGCGAGggtgtgtgtgatttttcacacccatgagcgaGCAAGTTACAGCGCTTTAATttgcccatgtagacaaggccttagactgaTATGCCAGTGTAACTATAACtcccttattccagaataagagtgtccacacaggagttATGTCAGTAAATTGGTTTAAACTCACACCTTAGCTTATACCAGGGGAACGTTCCTGTGCAAAGAAGTTTTAATTCAACTGTTGTCACACCAGTAAAAGGCACATTGACATGTCTACACAGGGCTACTAGCATGTGCTAGTTAGTGAACATCACACTTTATATCCTAGTCAACACAAGGCCTTAGCGTagtgttttcaaaagcacttggcATGGGCCTCCTATTAAACTACTGCGAGGAAACAGTGTTTCTTGAAGGGAGATGTGGAACTCACTATTGTGTGAACCAGCCAGGTAGATTATtaagcagggcctggctgggttTATAACTGTGGGTGCTATTTATAGTTGTGATCAAGCCAAACTAAGGAGGCAGTCAGTGTTTATGCTGGAAACTATTCACCCCTGAGTGGGTCAGCAGGGAATCACTCCCTTTCTTACAGTAGTGTCTCACTGCAGCATCCCCCATCAAACACTGTGAGGAAGGGAGCCAGGAAGAAGAGATTTCTTCCTGAGTGAAGGCTCATGCAAAGTCCTGGTGCCTCACCGTGTGCTGGTGACTGGATACAAACTGGGGAAGAGAAAAACAATCCTCAaacagggcaggggtgaaaggCCGGGTGGTCAAAAATTGTACATCAAAACTGCCTTTCAGCTGACAGTTGGGGGTTTcaactttatttattttcaaaaagtgGCTGCTTTGTGCagaaaattttcatttcttttaGTAAAAAAAGTGAAAGTCCATAAAAACCACTGTTTTGATTTGGAAATACTGCTGCCACAGGCCTCCTGGGAGTTGTTTAGTCATGTCAAGTCCCCTTTCTCCTCTAGGGGCTGACCTccccagctggactacatctcccataatgcaccatggCTAAGGCCTcgaatcgtagaatatcagggttggaagggacctcaggaggtatctagtccaaccccctgggtttagcaggccaatgctcaaaccattgagctatccctccccgtcAATAATGCATTGCCTCCACTCACTGAGGGGGTGTGGAGATGGTGGGGCATCATAGGAGGGGGACTGATGGTACATGTGCACCCCACACTCTTCTATGGGAACAACAGGGGAGATGTGTCCCAGCAAGGGGCCATGGCCTAgcacccccccaacccacacaccccaccTCGAACAGGTCCTATTCCTGCTAATAGGGCAGGAGTGatatgcacccctccccccacaccgttCATAGGAATGATGGGATGGGGCAATTGCTgccacctccctccagcccattCCCATCCAGTCAGCTGCAGCAATATCAGGCCCCAGCCTATCACAGTTCATGCAGAATGACATGTCCCATCCACTGCATAGACAAAGCCTTGGTCACTGTGATGTTCTCCAGCACTCACCACCCCTACGCCCCAGTGATGTCCCACATTCTAGCCTGTCCCACAGAGTGACAAAAGCTGCCCCAGGGATCACTCACCTCTGCTACTATCAGCCCCAGGAGGCAGAGAACCAGGCCACTGAAGCCCAGCCGGACGGAGTTGCCAACACTGAGTCCTCCCCACGCTGCTCCTGCTGCAATTGAGGCCATTGGGAGCATCAGCaatgaaagggagagagaggttctagcacaggtgggagcagaagtcctggctcccagccccaacccactaGACCAAGCTCCCTCATGCCCAagctggaatggaacccaggtgtcctgacttggagctcccctgttctaaccactagaccccactcccctcccagagctggggagagaacccaggagtcctggctcccactagATCCCATCCCCCCTTCCAGACCTAGCAAATAGAACCCagcatcctgactcccagttgaGAGCCCTACTCATACATCCATTCCCCATCCCGCAGCCTaaatgccctcctcccccccatgtgTTACCGTTTGTCACCGTCAGGTTCACGTCTGCAGAGGTCTCTCCGTTGGGGCCCTTCACTGTTACCCGGTAGGTGCCAGTGTCCTCACTCCGCAGGCCCTGCAGCACCAGGGAGCCGTTCTGCGGGGTCACGTCTGCCCGCTGCTTGTACTCTCGCGCCACGTCAAGCATGAGCTGGCAGGGGGGCTCCCACCATCGGTGGGCAGCCCCCTGGCACCGATCCACTACCAACACCAGAATGGGGCGGTTCCGTGAGGCAAAGTCCCACGAGATATAGAAGTATTCCCAGGCCGGGTCCAGGGAGTGGATGGAgatgggcagcagggctgtggcATTGCGGCTGGCATGGACCTGGGCCACATGGGGGACTATGGAGAGTTTGGATGAGGCACCTGAGTGGGGGAGAAAAAacagggaaggatcccagagtTATAGGGGATTGAAGGCTGGAtcagcagccctgggagagcatgGAGCGTCACACACTGACACAAGGATCAAATCAGCCTGGGAGGCCTCTGGGTGTCCCCAGGGCACCTGTGACAGACGCCCTCTTGGCTGACACCAGGGATTGCACCGGAGCCCTCCTGTGCTAAAGAGCCTGACTCAGGAGGATGGACTGTAGCAAACTCACAGCATCTGTGGATGAGATGTGGAAGGGGGGGATGACACATAACCCCAACCCAATGGGTTACATCAGTTCCCTGGAGAGGTGagattcctccctccctccccccttgtcCAATGGGCCTCAGCATGCCCTTGAggcagcactggtgaggccacacctgtagtattgtgtccagttttgggcccccactacagaaaggatgtggacaaattggggagagtccagcagagggcgacaaaaatgattagggggctggggcacctgatttatgaggagaggctgagggaactgggattgtttagtctgcagaagagaagcctgaggggggatttgatagctgccttcaactacctgaaggggggttccaaagaggatggagctcggctgttctcagcagtggcagatgacagaacaaggagcaatggtctcaagttgcagtgggggaggtctaggttggatattaggaaacactatttcactaggagggtggtgaagcactggaatgggttacctggggaggtggtggaatctccttccttagaggtttttaagacccagcttgacaaagccctggctgggacgatttagttggtgttggtcctgttttgagcagggcgttggattagatgacctcatGACCACACTGACACCGTCTGCCTTTGCTTTGGAGGTGGAAGGAAGCCGGCTGAGACGGCCGGGGAGGGGTCTGAGCTGGAACACGGCCTCTGTGTGATTGTGGACAGCTTCTACAGCTACGCCGAGGGCCCGCCTGGAGCGAAGGCGCTGGACCAGGCGGCTTTCCAGAACCTGCTCAGCAACGAGCTGAGCCATCAGCTCACGGTGAGACCCGGCTACTGGCACCCCAAGGCAACCAGAGCCAGCAACCACTGACTGCTAGCAAAGGGGATCTGCCGATACCTCCAGcctcctgctatcccagtcctgggcctccccctggctctgctggtgcccctcaatcccgacctgcagcccctgctaacccagccctggctcccccacccccagaactcccCCGGAGCCcttcaatcccgacccacagccccctgctaacccagccctggctcccccgcccccagaacTCCCCCGGAGCCcatcaatcccgacccacagccccctgctaacccagccctggctccccccccccccgaactcccccgGAGCCcatcaatcccgacccacagccccctgctaacccagccctggctcccccacccccagaactcccCCGGAGCCcatcaatcccgacccacagccccctgctaacccagccctggctcccctgcccccagaacTCCCCCggagcccctcaatcccgacccacagccccctgctaacccagccctggctccccggCCCCCAGAACTCCCCCGGAGCCcatcaatcccgacccacagccccctgctaacccagccctggctcccccgcccccagaacTCCCCCGGAGCCcatcaatcccgacccacagccccctgctaacccagccctggctgcccccccccagaactcccccgGAGCCcatcaatcccgacccacagccccctgctaacccagccctggctcccccacccccagaactcccCCGGAGCCcatcaatcccgacccacagccccctgctaacccagccctggctccccccacccccagaactcccTCGGAGCCCATcagccccctgctaacccagAACTTGGCTCCCCTCCCCATAGCTCTGCCAATGCCACTAAATCCTGA
The sequence above is a segment of the Mauremys mutica isolate MM-2020 ecotype Southern chromosome 12, ASM2049712v1, whole genome shotgun sequence genome. Coding sequences within it:
- the LOC123345889 gene encoding protein S100-A16-like, whose translation is MGYISSLERKPAETAGEGSELEHGLCVIVDSFYSYAEGPPGAKALDQAAFQNLLSNELSHQLTNTEVEAAVMRTFEKLDANKDQKISFDECWQLIAWICQVIRRRDYNE